The Terriglobus tenax genome contains a region encoding:
- a CDS encoding DsbA family protein — protein sequence MKIKAIGFVLAAALSGSVAILAQTADAPSAAKADPLPQPSPKFFTADTPSVATVDAFLKAQWGYDANRIWRVMAIQKTMAPGVSRVVVFVTQKGQVNQQPQSLQFLTTPDGKFALSGDQVMPFGEKPFAALRSSLQQKADGPAKGASGKDFLLVEFADMQCPHCKESESTFDQLVKDFPSARVVFQNYPLTEIHPYAYKAASYGVCVGQKSNDAFFTFLHEVFAKQEALTPEAGDQTLASAVTAAGQDPAAVAACAGTAATKAKVDAQIKLAEDSGVDQTPMLSVNGHLIPLGNLPYEVLKQIVAFQAVQDGIPAGTPSK from the coding sequence TTGAAAATAAAAGCAATAGGCTTTGTCCTTGCGGCAGCGCTCTCTGGCAGCGTGGCCATTCTGGCACAGACGGCGGATGCACCCTCGGCTGCGAAGGCAGATCCACTACCGCAGCCGAGCCCGAAGTTCTTTACAGCCGATACGCCGAGCGTGGCGACGGTGGATGCTTTCCTGAAGGCTCAGTGGGGCTATGACGCCAACCGCATCTGGCGCGTGATGGCTATCCAGAAGACGATGGCCCCGGGCGTCAGCCGTGTGGTGGTTTTTGTGACGCAGAAGGGGCAGGTGAACCAGCAGCCGCAGTCGTTGCAGTTTCTAACGACACCGGATGGAAAGTTTGCTCTGTCCGGCGACCAGGTGATGCCGTTCGGTGAGAAGCCGTTTGCCGCTCTGCGCTCGTCGCTGCAGCAGAAGGCCGATGGCCCGGCCAAGGGCGCTTCCGGCAAGGATTTTCTGCTGGTGGAGTTTGCCGATATGCAGTGCCCGCATTGCAAGGAGTCTGAGAGCACCTTTGACCAGTTGGTCAAGGACTTTCCCAGCGCTCGTGTGGTCTTCCAGAACTATCCTCTGACAGAGATTCACCCTTACGCGTACAAGGCGGCGTCCTATGGTGTTTGCGTCGGGCAGAAGAGCAACGATGCCTTCTTCACCTTCCTGCATGAGGTTTTTGCCAAACAGGAGGCTCTGACGCCGGAAGCTGGCGATCAGACACTGGCGTCAGCGGTAACAGCGGCAGGGCAGGACCCGGCTGCGGTGGCGGCATGTGCGGGGACCGCTGCTACCAAGGCGAAGGTGGATGCGCAGATCAAGCTGGCGGAAGATTCCGGCGTGGACCAGACACCGATGCTGTCAGTCAACGGCCACCTGATTCCGCTGGGCAACCTTCCGTACGAAGTGCTGAAGCAGATTGTGGCGTTTCAGGCTGTGCAGGACGGCATTCCCGCGGGAACACCGTCCAAGTAA
- a CDS encoding NAD+ synthase has translation MKIALAQINPTIGDFSGNLNKILDFTRRAVDAGADLTVFPELAICGYLPADFLEKEAFVARAGEVLAQLAEQTAYTSILVGVVVPSGVITGKHVRNVAALLTGGRVNFLQQKMLLPFYDIFDEQRYFEPAQQQSIVTLNGQPLAITVCEDAWNDKMYWPRRFYPVDPVEELMTKWPQDTNAPHIILNISASPYWKDKRQVRSQMLSALARRHKAVVAMCNQVGGNDSILFDGTSIAFDPEGCVIARGKSFEEDLVLFDTADRSTPCVPVVEDDEIAGAWNALVMGTRDYVRKCGFSKVLIGLSGGIDSALVAAIAVEAFGAENVIGVGMPSEFSSSHSVDDARALAENLGIRFELLAIREIYDQFTSVLHPLFAGTPFGLAEENIQPRVRGTLLMALSNKFGALVLTTGNKSEMAVGYCTLYGDMVGGLAVIGDMAKTRVYELSRYANRERVVIPLSTIEKPPSAELRPGQLDTDSLPPYEVLDPILEAYVERYESAAQIAREQGVDLSLVEQVLRLVERSEYKRQQAAPVLKVTRKSFGNGRRFPIAVKVQV, from the coding sequence GTGAAGATTGCTCTGGCGCAGATCAACCCTACGATCGGGGATTTCTCCGGCAACCTCAATAAAATTCTCGACTTCACGCGGCGTGCGGTCGATGCCGGGGCCGACCTTACGGTCTTTCCGGAGCTGGCCATCTGCGGCTACCTGCCGGCAGACTTCCTGGAGAAGGAAGCCTTTGTCGCCCGCGCGGGTGAGGTGCTTGCGCAGCTTGCTGAGCAGACTGCCTATACCTCGATCCTGGTTGGCGTTGTTGTGCCTTCAGGCGTCATCACCGGCAAGCATGTACGCAATGTGGCCGCGCTGCTGACAGGGGGACGTGTCAATTTTCTGCAGCAGAAGATGCTGCTGCCCTTCTATGACATCTTTGACGAGCAGCGGTACTTTGAGCCGGCCCAGCAGCAGAGCATTGTTACGCTGAACGGTCAGCCGCTGGCGATTACAGTCTGCGAAGATGCGTGGAACGACAAGATGTATTGGCCTCGTCGCTTCTACCCGGTCGATCCGGTGGAGGAGTTGATGACGAAGTGGCCGCAGGACACGAACGCTCCGCACATCATTCTGAATATTTCTGCCTCGCCCTACTGGAAGGACAAGCGGCAGGTCCGCAGCCAGATGTTGTCCGCACTGGCGCGCCGTCACAAGGCCGTGGTGGCCATGTGCAACCAGGTCGGCGGCAATGACAGCATCCTGTTTGACGGCACCTCGATCGCGTTTGATCCGGAAGGGTGCGTGATCGCGAGAGGAAAGTCGTTTGAAGAAGACCTTGTGCTCTTTGACACGGCTGACCGCAGCACGCCATGCGTTCCAGTGGTCGAAGACGATGAGATTGCCGGCGCCTGGAATGCGTTGGTGATGGGCACGCGCGACTACGTGCGCAAGTGCGGTTTCAGTAAGGTGCTGATCGGCCTGAGCGGTGGCATTGACTCGGCGCTGGTGGCTGCCATTGCGGTTGAGGCCTTTGGTGCGGAGAATGTGATTGGCGTTGGCATGCCGAGCGAGTTTTCGTCTTCCCATTCGGTCGACGATGCACGCGCACTGGCTGAAAACCTGGGTATACGGTTTGAGTTGCTGGCTATCCGCGAGATCTACGACCAGTTCACCAGCGTGCTGCATCCGCTATTCGCGGGAACACCGTTTGGCCTGGCGGAAGAGAACATCCAGCCGCGCGTCCGCGGCACGCTGCTGATGGCGCTGTCGAACAAGTTCGGCGCCCTGGTGCTGACCACCGGCAACAAGAGCGAGATGGCCGTGGGCTATTGCACGCTGTATGGGGACATGGTGGGTGGCCTGGCGGTGATCGGCGATATGGCCAAGACCCGCGTCTATGAGCTGAGCCGCTACGCTAACCGCGAGCGCGTGGTGATTCCACTGTCGACGATCGAGAAGCCGCCATCGGCCGAGCTTCGGCCCGGTCAGCTGGATACCGATTCGCTGCCGCCGTACGAGGTGCTGGACCCGATTCTTGAGGCTTACGTCGAACGTTACGAGAGTGCAGCGCAGATTGCCCGCGAGCAGGGTGTTGACCTTTCCCTGGTGGAGCAGGTCTTACGGCTTGTCGAACGCAGTGAATACAAGCGGCAGCAGGCCGCGCCGGTGTTGAAGGTGACGCGTAAATCCTTCGGCAATGGACGTCGCTTTCCGATTGCAGTAAAGGTTCAGGTATAG
- a CDS encoding sugar transferase, whose protein sequence is MAAPEYLQQAVVSGKRRGGSASSRAGRGAVLSSSAPALLWASVDFLTAIVCGIVAFRIRFTAPRGLPSTTLYHDMLALAINQQFFWYLCSFAVCVVFFSRLHDLYATIQHHSGLHEQRMTYESVLTAGLLFCGLLYLTRGAEISRVVVLLTVVFTAVALSVRRGAWRRMVYSRFREGLEVRNILIIGTGRVAQALRNHLETLHHFGFRFKGFISLTQLDGSNTNTEIVGDIRNIVPLARSMFVDEVFFSVPAERSIVMGVVEDARAAGIDVRVVPDLYDGLAWNAPVEFIGQFPTIPLHRREFPIGAFMAKRILDIAVSSLGLLVLSPLLLLITLCVRLDSKGPTFYRAERIGRKGRKFACFKFRTMVPNADELKKKMAHMNERDGILFKIKHDPRITRVGRVLRKYSLDELPQLWNVLRGDMSLVGPRPPLASEVEKYELSHLRRLDVLPGITGLWQVEARQDPSFDSYISLDTAYVENWTFGLDLKILIRTISVVFTGTGT, encoded by the coding sequence ATGGCGGCACCTGAATATCTGCAGCAGGCAGTAGTGTCAGGCAAACGACGCGGAGGCTCTGCTTCGAGCAGAGCAGGCCGAGGGGCGGTGCTGAGCAGCTCGGCTCCGGCTCTGCTGTGGGCCTCGGTCGACTTCCTGACGGCCATCGTGTGCGGTATTGTTGCTTTCCGGATTCGATTTACGGCGCCTCGCGGACTTCCCAGCACCACGCTTTACCATGACATGCTGGCGCTGGCGATCAACCAGCAGTTTTTCTGGTACCTCTGCTCGTTCGCGGTCTGTGTGGTGTTCTTTTCCAGGCTGCACGACCTGTACGCGACGATTCAGCACCACAGCGGGCTGCATGAACAGCGGATGACGTACGAGTCCGTGCTGACGGCCGGTCTGCTCTTCTGCGGTTTGCTGTATCTGACCCGCGGCGCGGAGATTTCCCGCGTTGTCGTTCTGTTGACCGTTGTTTTTACGGCGGTGGCTCTTTCTGTCCGCCGCGGTGCTTGGCGCAGGATGGTCTACTCGCGCTTCCGCGAGGGGCTTGAGGTCCGCAATATCCTGATCATCGGCACTGGCCGCGTGGCCCAGGCGCTGCGGAACCACCTTGAGACGCTGCATCACTTCGGCTTCCGGTTCAAGGGCTTCATCTCTCTGACCCAGCTTGACGGGTCGAATACAAACACCGAGATTGTCGGCGATATCCGCAATATTGTTCCGCTGGCCCGCAGCATGTTCGTGGACGAGGTCTTCTTCTCCGTTCCAGCGGAGCGGAGCATCGTGATGGGCGTAGTGGAAGACGCACGCGCCGCAGGAATTGATGTGCGCGTGGTGCCGGACCTGTACGACGGTCTCGCCTGGAATGCTCCGGTCGAGTTTATCGGTCAGTTCCCAACAATTCCTCTGCATCGTCGTGAGTTCCCGATTGGCGCGTTCATGGCCAAGCGCATTCTGGATATCGCTGTCTCGTCTCTGGGGTTGCTGGTGCTTTCGCCGCTGCTTCTGCTGATCACGCTCTGTGTCCGCCTGGACTCCAAGGGGCCGACCTTCTACCGTGCCGAGCGCATTGGCCGTAAGGGTCGCAAGTTTGCCTGCTTCAAGTTCCGCACCATGGTGCCGAACGCGGATGAGCTTAAGAAGAAGATGGCGCACATGAACGAGCGCGACGGCATTCTGTTCAAGATCAAGCATGACCCGCGCATCACGCGTGTGGGCCGCGTCCTGCGCAAGTATTCCCTCGATGAGCTTCCGCAGCTTTGGAATGTGCTGCGTGGCGATATGAGCCTGGTAGGGCCGCGTCCTCCGCTCGCCTCCGAAGTGGAGAAATACGAGCTCTCGCACCTGCGCCGCCTGGATGTTTTGCCCGGTATTACCGGCCTATGGCAGGTGGAAGCGCGTCAGGACCCGTCCTTCGACAGCTATATCTCGCTCGACACGGCTTACGTGGAGAACTGGACCTTCGGGCTCGATCTGAAGATCCTGATTCGCACCATCAGCGTGGTCTTCACCGGCACCGGAACCTAG
- a CDS encoding ABC transporter ATP-binding protein codes for MGDKEAGKFEMIPGIEEPLTADVSPDVAEVVEEFMSEAAEQNEAAKESSEALPGKPLPYISFENVSKSFGDLHVLREVNFCVLPGETLCILGRSGVGKSVSLQILMGFLKPDAGTVRVAGEDICGFTERDMQKIRRKVTMVFQNGALFDSVTVGENVAFPLRERGDLGEEQIQQVVKGLLEMVGVAGMEDLLPSDLSTGMKRSVAIARALSSQPEAILYDEPTTMVDPLMGQLLGNLIERLKRQLHLTSIVVTHDMRFAKKLADRIVFLHEGRALFFGTMEEMEKSEDPILREFFSLDELVLPQ; via the coding sequence ATGGGCGACAAGGAAGCAGGCAAGTTTGAAATGATTCCGGGTATTGAGGAGCCGCTGACGGCGGACGTGTCTCCGGATGTGGCCGAGGTCGTTGAAGAGTTTATGTCGGAGGCGGCGGAGCAGAATGAGGCCGCGAAGGAATCCTCCGAGGCTCTTCCGGGAAAACCTTTGCCCTATATCTCGTTTGAGAACGTCTCAAAGTCCTTTGGCGACCTGCACGTGCTGCGCGAGGTGAATTTTTGCGTCCTGCCCGGGGAGACGCTATGCATCCTGGGGCGAAGTGGTGTGGGGAAATCCGTTTCCTTGCAGATCCTGATGGGGTTTCTGAAGCCGGACGCGGGGACGGTTCGTGTGGCGGGGGAAGATATCTGCGGCTTTACCGAGCGTGACATGCAGAAGATTCGCCGCAAGGTGACGATGGTCTTCCAGAACGGGGCGCTCTTCGATTCGGTAACGGTGGGCGAGAATGTGGCCTTCCCGTTGCGCGAGCGTGGCGACCTGGGCGAGGAACAGATTCAGCAGGTGGTCAAGGGGCTGCTGGAGATGGTGGGCGTGGCGGGTATGGAAGACCTGCTGCCATCGGACCTGTCGACCGGTATGAAGCGGTCGGTGGCCATTGCCAGGGCACTTTCCTCCCAGCCGGAGGCAATTCTGTACGATGAACCGACCACGATGGTGGATCCGTTGATGGGGCAGTTGCTGGGCAACCTGATCGAGCGTTTAAAGCGTCAACTCCACTTGACCAGCATCGTTGTTACGCACGATATGCGGTTCGCCAAAAAGCTGGCGGACCGCATTGTGTTTTTGCACGAGGGCCGGGCGCTGTTTTTCGGGACGATGGAGGAGATGGAGAAATCAGAAGATCCGATACTGCGGGAGTTTTTTTCTTTGGATGAGCTGGTTCTGCCGCAATAG
- the mobA gene encoding molybdenum cofactor guanylyltransferase: protein MQLAGCVLAGGHSSRMGRDKSLLRMNGRSMHAVALDKLSGCTEALYTSGESVDPEEHRSTVLKDPYGCGPLGGIVVALEAIEAEWVLFLPIDMPLVPQAWMERLAALTRTTEASAILTRTEDGEQPLVAAYRTALLPDLKQAVEAGRYKVTAALPALVQWQDATGFPPEQFRNLNTPGEVSSLRALGFDIS, encoded by the coding sequence ATGCAGCTTGCGGGATGTGTTCTGGCTGGCGGCCATAGTTCGCGCATGGGGCGGGACAAGTCTCTGCTACGGATGAACGGCCGGTCGATGCATGCAGTGGCTCTGGACAAGCTGTCCGGCTGCACGGAAGCGCTGTATACCTCCGGCGAGAGTGTCGATCCGGAGGAACATCGTTCGACGGTGCTCAAGGACCCCTATGGCTGCGGTCCGCTGGGTGGCATTGTGGTGGCACTGGAGGCTATTGAGGCCGAGTGGGTGCTGTTCCTGCCGATCGACATGCCGCTGGTGCCGCAGGCGTGGATGGAGCGCCTTGCCGCACTGACCCGGACGACTGAGGCCTCGGCGATTTTGACACGCACAGAGGACGGGGAGCAGCCGCTGGTCGCGGCGTATCGCACGGCTCTGCTGCCGGATCTGAAACAGGCTGTAGAAGCTGGACGTTACAAGGTGACAGCAGCGCTGCCCGCCTTGGTGCAATGGCAGGATGCGACCGGATTTCCGCCGGAACAGTTTCGCAACCTGAATACCCCTGGAGAAGTTTCCAGCCTTCGCGCGCTGGGTTTTGACATCTCATAG
- a CDS encoding dipeptidase — protein MPNTALAFAEKNREKALEELKAFLRIPSVSTLPDHAGDVRAAAGFLADELKRIGLENVRLIETAGHPLVYGDWLHAEGKPTVLLYGHYDVQPPDPLDEWLSPPFEPVERNNNLYARGAVDDKGQLWMQVKALEALFQGSGGRLPVNVRMISEGEEEVGGEGISEYVQKHPEALKADVALVCDTEMFAPELPTLCVGLRGMIYTELEVRGAKSDLHSGMYGGAAPNPFMALAEILTGLKDADGHILIPGFYDDLQTPAAEELAAWKSLPFDEEHYRLTEVGSPELVGEKGYSVLERIWARPTLEVHGMPGGFIGAGAKTVIPAKALAKVSMRLVPNMTSAKAYELYAAYVQKLAPKGVTVETRLIHSGEPVVVSTDNPFIHKAVTAMHEIWKKDTVFVRGGGSIPIVGEFERYLKLPVILMGFGLPDDGLHAPNEKFHIPNFYRGTDSIILFLENCGA, from the coding sequence ATGCCGAACACAGCACTTGCCTTTGCAGAAAAGAACCGGGAGAAGGCTCTTGAAGAGCTGAAAGCCTTCCTGCGCATTCCTTCCGTCTCCACGCTGCCGGACCACGCCGGCGATGTGCGCGCGGCGGCAGGTTTTCTGGCCGATGAGTTGAAGCGTATTGGGCTGGAGAATGTCCGGCTGATTGAGACCGCCGGTCACCCCCTGGTCTACGGAGACTGGCTGCATGCCGAGGGTAAGCCGACTGTGCTGCTCTACGGGCATTACGATGTGCAGCCGCCCGATCCGCTGGACGAGTGGCTATCGCCCCCGTTTGAGCCGGTGGAGCGCAACAACAACCTGTATGCCCGCGGAGCGGTAGACGACAAAGGACAGCTCTGGATGCAGGTGAAGGCTCTGGAGGCCCTGTTCCAGGGCAGTGGCGGCAGACTGCCGGTCAACGTCCGCATGATCAGCGAGGGCGAGGAAGAGGTCGGCGGCGAGGGAATCTCAGAGTACGTGCAGAAGCATCCGGAAGCCCTGAAGGCCGATGTTGCACTGGTCTGCGATACCGAGATGTTTGCGCCGGAGCTTCCGACGTTGTGTGTTGGCCTGCGCGGCATGATCTACACCGAACTGGAGGTGCGCGGGGCGAAGTCTGACCTGCACTCCGGCATGTACGGCGGAGCCGCGCCGAACCCGTTCATGGCGCTGGCAGAGATTCTGACCGGGTTGAAGGACGCCGACGGGCACATCCTGATCCCGGGCTTCTACGATGACCTGCAAACGCCTGCCGCGGAAGAACTGGCTGCCTGGAAGAGCCTGCCATTCGACGAGGAGCACTACCGGCTGACGGAAGTGGGTTCCCCGGAGTTGGTTGGCGAAAAAGGCTATTCGGTACTGGAGCGCATCTGGGCGCGTCCGACACTGGAGGTCCACGGGATGCCGGGGGGCTTCATCGGAGCGGGCGCAAAGACGGTGATTCCTGCAAAAGCGCTGGCAAAGGTCAGCATGCGGCTGGTGCCGAATATGACCTCGGCTAAAGCCTATGAACTGTATGCGGCCTATGTGCAGAAGCTGGCGCCGAAGGGTGTGACCGTCGAGACACGGCTGATTCATTCCGGCGAGCCGGTTGTTGTGAGCACGGACAATCCGTTCATCCATAAAGCCGTGACCGCAATGCATGAAATCTGGAAGAAGGACACGGTCTTTGTGCGCGGCGGTGGCTCGATCCCGATTGTCGGAGAGTTCGAGCGCTATTTGAAGCTGCCGGTCATCCTGATGGGCTTTGGGCTGCCGGATGACGGTCTGCATGCTCCGAATGAGAAGTTCCATATCCCGAACTTCTACCGGGGAACGGATTCCATCATCCTGTTCCTCGAAAATTGCGGGGCCTGA
- a CDS encoding rhodanese-like domain-containing protein yields the protein MDWEISVADYAKLKQQPGAPVLVDVREPLEVQMASIEGAVLMPMGEVKARAHQELDPDSHIAVLCHHGARSLSVTAWLRREGFEKVQSIAGGIDAWSREVDPTVPRY from the coding sequence ATGGACTGGGAAATTTCCGTCGCAGATTACGCAAAGTTGAAGCAGCAGCCGGGGGCCCCCGTGTTGGTAGATGTTCGTGAGCCGCTTGAGGTGCAGATGGCGAGCATTGAGGGCGCCGTTCTGATGCCAATGGGCGAGGTAAAGGCGCGCGCCCACCAGGAGCTTGACCCTGACTCGCATATTGCCGTTTTGTGCCACCATGGAGCGCGCTCTTTGTCGGTGACGGCCTGGTTACGCCGCGAGGGCTTTGAGAAGGTGCAATCGATTGCCGGTGGCATTGACGCCTGGTCGCGCGAGGTAGATCCCACCGTTCCTCGCTACTAA
- a CDS encoding sigma-54-dependent transcriptional regulator, which translates to MNKVLIVEDEPNARTGLAELVASWGYRTEVAGDGLEGLEKVQQWSPSIVVTDLRMPRMDGLQLLDRISELQTKIAVIMVTAQGSIESAVDAMRAGAYDFVQKPIDPVRLRTILQNASRQMGAELELEITRRRLKETGVLGPLIGSSPRMKEIFELIERIAPSNVSVLITGESGTGKELAARALHELSPRKTKPFVAVNCAAIPETLIESEIFGHEKGAFTGAQERRAGCFELAEEGTLLLDEIGEMPAATQAKLLRVLEDRKLRRLGAKTETPVDVRVIAATNKEPQLAVAAGELRGDLYYRLNVFNIHMPPLREHMSDVPLIAQGMVEDMNARHHCSVSGLTDAVLDKLMHYPWPGNVRELRNTIERAVILAGNGPLELKHLPANFGELGFIPPNHTAFQRPTSQGAAPYRESVSSNEIVELEVGTTVDEAERQLILKTLESTNNNKTRAAEILGISSKTLQNKLKEYASAGLLHEA; encoded by the coding sequence GTGAACAAGGTTCTTATCGTTGAAGACGAGCCAAATGCTCGCACCGGACTGGCCGAACTGGTAGCCAGCTGGGGGTATCGTACGGAAGTGGCCGGCGACGGACTGGAGGGCCTGGAAAAGGTCCAGCAGTGGTCGCCCTCAATCGTCGTAACCGACCTGCGCATGCCGCGCATGGACGGCCTGCAGTTGCTGGACCGCATCTCCGAGCTCCAGACCAAGATCGCCGTCATCATGGTCACCGCGCAGGGCTCCATTGAGTCCGCCGTCGATGCCATGCGCGCCGGTGCGTATGACTTTGTGCAGAAACCCATTGACCCGGTGCGCCTGCGTACCATTCTGCAGAACGCCAGCCGCCAGATGGGTGCCGAGCTTGAACTGGAGATCACCCGCCGCCGCCTGAAGGAGACCGGAGTACTCGGTCCCCTGATCGGCTCTTCGCCCAGGATGAAGGAGATCTTCGAGCTGATCGAGCGCATTGCTCCGTCCAACGTCTCCGTTCTGATTACAGGCGAAAGCGGCACCGGCAAAGAACTTGCCGCACGCGCCCTGCATGAACTGAGCCCCCGCAAGACCAAGCCGTTTGTCGCCGTAAACTGCGCCGCGATCCCGGAGACGCTGATCGAAAGCGAGATCTTCGGCCACGAGAAGGGCGCCTTTACCGGGGCCCAGGAACGCCGCGCCGGATGCTTTGAGCTGGCCGAGGAAGGCACTCTACTGCTGGACGAGATTGGCGAGATGCCGGCGGCGACCCAGGCCAAGCTTCTGCGCGTCCTGGAAGACCGCAAGCTCCGCCGGCTGGGCGCAAAGACCGAGACGCCGGTCGACGTCCGCGTGATTGCCGCCACCAACAAGGAGCCTCAGCTCGCCGTCGCCGCAGGCGAACTGCGCGGCGACCTGTACTACCGCCTGAACGTCTTCAACATCCACATGCCACCGCTGCGTGAGCACATGAGCGATGTGCCTTTGATTGCGCAGGGCATGGTGGAAGACATGAACGCGCGTCACCACTGCTCGGTCTCCGGTCTGACCGACGCTGTACTCGACAAGCTGATGCACTACCCCTGGCCGGGAAACGTCCGCGAGTTGCGCAACACCATCGAGCGGGCCGTCATCCTGGCAGGCAACGGCCCGCTGGAACTGAAGCATCTGCCCGCAAACTTCGGAGAACTGGGTTTCATCCCTCCCAATCACACGGCCTTTCAAAGACCGACATCCCAGGGAGCCGCTCCCTACCGCGAATCCGTCAGCTCCAATGAAATTGTCGAACTGGAAGTTGGCACCACGGTCGATGAGGCCGAGCGGCAGCTTATCCTTAAGACGCTGGAGTCAACGAACAACAACAAGACCCGTGCTGCGGAGATTCTCGGCATCAGCTCCAAGACGCTGCAGAATAAGCTGAAGGAATACGCCAGCGCCGGCCTGTTGCACGAAGCGTAG